In Mercurialis annua linkage group LG5, ddMerAnnu1.2, whole genome shotgun sequence, a single genomic region encodes these proteins:
- the LOC126681826 gene encoding uncharacterized mitochondrial protein AtMg00860-like has product MPFGLTNAPAALMDLMNRVFKPYLDSFVIVFIDDILVYSRSEEEHAEHLRLVLQTLGEKQLYAKCSKCEFWLEKVVFLSHVISAEGIYVDPKKVEAIIKWNSPSNVHEVYSFLGLAGYYRRFVKDFSIIASPLTKLLRKDVKFVWSQQCQNSFNALKDCLTSASVLTLPVAHLGYVVYSDASKNGLGCIWRHYLYGEKCLIHTDHKSLKYILIQKELNLRQRRWIELLKFMILL; this is encoded by the exons ATGCCATTCGGGTTAACTAATGCTCCAGCTGCTTTGATGGATTTGATGAACAGAGTTTTCAAGCCTTATTTAGATAGCTTTGTGATTGTATTCATCGATGATATCTTAGTGTATTCAAGATCTGAGGAAGAGCATGCAGAGCACTTGAGACTTGTTTTACAGACTTTAGGAGAAAAACAATTATACGCCAAGTGTAGCAAGTGTGAGTTCTGGTTAGAGAAAGTTGTATTTCTTAGCCATGTCATTTCAGCAGAGGGAATTTATGTTgatcctaaaaaggtggaagCTATTATTAAGTGGAATTCTCCGAGTAATGTACATGAGGTATATAGTTTTCTAGGTTTAGCTGGTTATTACAGACGGTTTGTAAAAGACTTTTCTATTATTGCCTCACCATTAACAAAGTTACTACGGAAAGATGTGAAGTTTGTGTGGAGTCAACAATGTCAGAATAGCTTTAATGCTTTGAAAGATTGTTTAACTTCAGCTTCAGTTTTGACACTTCCAGTTGCACATTTGGGGTATGTTGTATACAGTGATGCTTCCAAGAATGGGTTGGGTTGT ATATGGAGACATTACCTATATGGCGAGAAATGTCTTATCCACACtgatcataaaagtttgaagtACATATTGATTCAGAAAGAATTGAATTTGAGACAGCGAAGATGGATAGAACTTCTGAAATTTATGATCTTACTATAG